The nucleotide sequence ATCCTTCAGGCTGGGGGGAGTTCAGGAGTAACTGGtgagagcacaggcagcagggggTCTCTTCAGCCCAATCTCAGCTGTTTGCTGAAGACTCCAATTTCCTGGTAGAAAGAACCTCAGAAAAAGTCACTGGGAACCAGAGctgggaagaggcagctgtACCAGCAGGAACATGTTGGTGTTGGGGGTCCATGTGAACAGGAGATGCAcagtggagcagagcagagagcagaggctCTCCAAGGCCTGGGAACaggacctgcagcagcagtggcaggtcaccaccagcagcagctcagcttctgCTCACCTGCCCATGCCAGGTACATCCTGTCCAGAGACAGAGGGGAAGGAGGCTGAGGGTAGCCGAAACCACCTCCACAAACACTGACCTTGTGCAGGTTTACCACCTGTGTAGCCACTCTCTTCCCAAACTACAACATCCAAGAAGGGAAGTGACTCTGGCCAGTGGAAGGGCTGCCCATCTCCCCTACAGCCTGCTgagctccccagctctgggccaACTGGCCAGGGTAACAGGCTCTTCTCAATAAAGACAGCtttgccagcactgctcagagAGTGTTTAATCAGACTCATctctccaggaggactgcacaAATAAAATCTGACACAGTCCTGAACCACAGCATTGTGAGAGGAGCAAATCCAGGCTGGCCTGGCTCTGTTTGTTCCATAACAGGCAAAAGGGAAACTGTGATGCTTGCAGGGAAGCAAGGCAGAGCATCTCTGGGGAGATGCAGCCTGCCAGCCACTGCTGCAGAATCAGGAGCAAGGTTTCAGCCTGGCCATGGACTCACTTTGAATGCTCTCATTAAGCAGCTGCCAGTCCTGTGAGCACCCAAcgccagctcccagcacagggaaactgggagctgaggggctgagaCTTTGTCATTTCCCTCCTGAGGCACTGAGGGGAGCACAGGAAATCCAGGAGCCAGCAtccagggacacagaggggcCAGCTGCTAGTAGATGCCGTAGGTGGgctcctgtgtgtccctgtaCCTGTCCAGGTACCTCAGGGGCTGGTGCCGAGGGAACTTCACCTGCGGAGGGTGGTAGGGGGGCGGCCGCACGAACTCGAACACGGGCTCCCTCATGTCTGCAGAGAGGCACAGGTCAGCAGGGGGCTCACGTGTGAACCCCACACCCCCTGCACcacacaggagcagggctgctcaaACACGCCCTTGGAGTTAGTTTAAAATGCTCAGCCAAGGGTTAGGGGGTGCTCCTTCAGGCTGCTGTTAGTTTGGAGGATGGCTCAGGAAGGGCTCAGCCAAGACCAAGTGAGagcctgcagccacagggcCATGTCCCACCCACAGACCCCCTCCAGTGTCCCCATTCCTTACTGAGCAGCTGATGGAAGGTGGAAGTGACAGAGCTGTCCCACTGACACTGGAAAAATGCCAGCCCTGCCGGGGTCATGGCATCCTTGTGCTTTTTGTAGAAGTCAAATGTGCTAAAGGTTCTCATCTTCAGGCTGTAGCTGGAAACAAGACACAAGCACCAGGTGAACCTCTCCTTGCAGCAGTACTCTGCTCCACATCACCCCAGGGCATATGACAGAGGTGGAAAGGGAAGCCACCAAGAGGAAATCTCCCAGTGTCTCCAGCTCCATGCACATTTCTGGGCAGGACAAACCACTCTCTAACATCCTGTTCTGTAACAACAGgactctgcagtgctgcagagtaCACACaaacccagagcagccctggagaaCTCTGCAGAgtgacaggagctgctcctccagTGCAGTGACAGACACACAAACCCCACAAGCAGCAGCCAAGCccagcaggtgggcagaggaaTTACCAGGGCGTGGGCCGAGCGTCCTGGCTGAAGTCGATGGGACCGTGCTGCTTGAAGAGCAGGAAGATGAAGCGGTGGTAGCCCgtccccatggcagggaaggGGGGCAGGTAGTGGCACATCTCCTTGCCAGCCTTGATGTCACTGCCTGGGATGTTGGTCCTGAACACAGACACATTTACGTTCATTTCCCCCCAGCAGATTCATCCAGGACTGCAATTCACTCTGCCATGCTGTGATGTGATTTCTGCCCCGTTTGATAAGGGAATAGATATTAGAGATTGCTTTCACCACAGgaaaaatcccacccagtgaTTGGAATGCTGAACACTAGCAACATCTGGAACTCCTGCATCCTTAGCAGGACCCAGAACACAGGGCTAAAGGAGCTGAGGGCAGGAGCACCAGGAAAAGCCATGGATTCTGAGCTGTTGGAGGAGTTTGTGCCCAGCCCACAAGCACAGAGCGCCTGGCTCTGATGTACTCACACCAGCCAGTGGAGGTACTCCGAGTCTGCATCCCTCAAATGTCCATCTGCCAACACacaacagggaaaaggggcttAGGGACACCCTGGTGCCAGCATCCACCCCAAAGTGAGAATGCCCAGACCTGCTTTGACCAGAGGGAGCAGCTCAAGACTTCCCAGAGTTCCTTGCCTAACAGAAAAGGAACTCATTCCTATAGGACTGAGTTTAAAACAAGGAGCAAAGAACTCTAATTCCAGATTCTTGAAATCTAATTCCAGATCTAATTCCAAGATTCTTGAAATCTTCTTGGGCAGCTGCATCCTCCACTGTGCCTTGGTCTCTCAGGGTGAACAGTGTCAGCAAAGCTGCCTTCCAGGCAGACTGCCAAGGAAGGAGAGTTTGGAGGGAAACAAAGATGGGAGTCAGGAAATTGTCTCCTCTACATTGTGACACAGGTCCTGTAGTATCACTGTCCCTTCTCTCAACTGCTAGGGATTTGGGGAGGCTACAATCTTTCCTCCATGTGTAACATGCCCCAGTCTAACAGATAtaacatcacagaatcacagcacagtttgggctggaagggaccttaaagctcatctcatcccaccccctgccatgggcagggacaccttccactagaccaggctggcCTTGAACCCTTCCAGTGTTCATCATCTCCGTGCAGCCAAAGAATCAGGAGTTAACCAAAAGCTGAGTGAAACAACCCAGTTTAAACATGTTCCTTTAAAGAAGGAGCTCACCTGGATTTGTGAGCAACAAGGTCCAGAGGGAGCCTTTGTCTGCCTCGTACGACACTGCAGGGGGACTGGAAGCCTAAAAGAGCAACATAAAGAGAATGTAAATCACTCACACAACAGCTTCCATGAGCTGTGTCTGGGCAAGGCTTGGACACAACACagactgggcactgccaggccaCTGAGGAATCCACAGGGCATAAATAACCACCAGCCTCCTGCCAGACAACCTACAACCTCTGTCCCTACCACATCCACAAACTGTTTTCCTTCAGCATAAAGGAAACAATTTTGTAAAAGGCATCCCCTGGAAGGAACCATGCCTGTTGGAAGCACCTGGCAGAAAGAGGCTTCCCAGGGGCTCCAAGTTGTTCCCGCTCCCCTCTCGCACCTCTGACGGAGTCACCATGTTCCCATAGTAGACTGGCACGAGGTACTCATCCTCCTGGCTGTACTGCACGCTCAGGGCCACCCAGGGGGTGAAGGTGGCTCCCTTGAACAGGTCCCGGAACACGCCGCAGTGCCTGGCCACGCGCTGCTTGTGGAACGGGCCACTGGTCCTCTCCCACTCAGCCCTGACCTCCTCCAGGGGAATGAGTGCTGCAAGGACACAGGGaggatgcaggggcagctggacaggcagagcagctggagcaggagggaggtgcTGGGGCACTGACCAGTCTGGAGCCGTGCCGCTCGCTCCATCTCTGCATTCTGGTGGTTCTCCCTCAGGATCCTCTTCCTTTCCTTGAGCTCCTTTGCCCGGGACAGCCTCTCACGTGGCAGGCCAATGTCTGTCTGGGGCTCTTCAGGGAggggggagaagagagggggtGAAATgtgagcacccaaacacacccTGTGAAATGTCTGAGAGGGTGAGACAGAGACTTCCAGAGATCAGGATCACAGAAGGGCTTGGGTTGAAAACCATCCACTTCCCACCCTGCCACGGACAAGGAAGGACAATCAGGACTTGATTCCGTCCCCTCTGcacccccctccccagctcatGGCCCTCCCACTCCCAGCTGTTATCTGCTGCAggcctgcagctctgccccctTGTCTGCTCTCCGTGGCTCCGAGGAATCCCTTCCCCACTCCGCGTCTTTTGGCCGCTCCTGAccagcctccctccctctggAAAACCCCTTTTCCCTGGGGAACACACCCCCAGAGGGCTGAGGCTGTGCCGGAGCCCTCGGGGGCGCTGTGGGGGCTCGGGGGTACCTGGGGGGGGGTCGGTGTGTCCGTGGTAGGTGTTCCACCAGCGCGGCTGCCGCGCCGCGCGCCGCGCCTGCCGCAGGTAGCGCGCGAAGCTGCGGTACCGCTGCAGCGCCTGCGGCTCCCCCGCGGCCACGGCCTCGTTGGGCAGGGGCCCCAGCGGGGCTGCCCTCCTCCACAGCACGGCTGGGGGCACACAAAAAGAGGGGAGAGGCTGGGGTGTGCAGGGTCAGAGCCGTCCCCACCTCCCCGCGGTTCGTGGAGTCGCAGGATTGTGGCCAGGTGGGTCTGGAATGTCCCCAGTGAGGGACACTCCACACCCACGCTGGGCAGTCTGTTCAGGGCCTGGGCACGGCGCAGGGAAGAAGTTGTGCCTCTGTCCAGGTGGAATTTCCTGGGCATCACGCGCTGTCCGTGCCTCAGGTGCCATTGCTGggcccctggagcagagcctgggccgtgttctgctctccctgcacacagggacaccgggcccccctcagccccagcaccctcagcctttccccagGACAGAGATGCCCCAGTGCCCAGACCATCTTTGTGTCCCCCCACAGGACccgctccagcagctctgtgtcccatcccgaggagcccagagctggaccctgctccagggcaggcctggccagggctgagcagaggggcagcagcagccccagaccTGCTGGAGATGCTCTCCTGAGGCACCCCGGGCCCAGTGCCCTTCCCGTGCCCCGGGCACAgcgctgctcgtgcacagccccagctccttccccacGGAGCTGCTTCTCCGGCCGGGCAGTCCCGGCCTGGGCTGGTGCCTGGGCTGTTCCTCTGAAGGAGCCTGCACCTGCCCGTGCTGAGCTTCGGGCagttcctctctgcccttctccccagcctgcccaggctCCTCTGAAGGGCTCGCAGCACTCTGCGCTATCGCAGAGCCCTCCCAGCTTTGTGCCATCAGCTCAGGAGGCACCGACCCCTCACCAAAGTCACCGGTCACCCTCAAACAACACTGGGCCCAGTACTGAACCCTGGGGGACACCACAAGGCCTGGCGTTCGGGACACAGCCGTCCGAGAGCACGCTCCCCTTCGCTGCCCCTTCCCCGGCGGGTCTCGGGGCTGCCCCGGTTCTCCCGTCTCTCACCGGCCGTTCCGAAGCTCCGCCCGCCGCGGGCCCCGCGGAGCGCCGCGCTCAGCAAGGGCGCCGCCATGTTGTGCGCCGCGCTCAGAGAAGGACCCCGTTGCCATCGTGACGGGCGCTGCGCCGCGCAGGCCTAGCTTGGAAGGCCCGCCCGCCAGGGACAGTCCCTCGTGGCGCCTGAGTCGGGCGGTCCCCGcagtggggctgcccctggtACTGCCTGGTTGGAAGTGTCCCCACGGCCGCAGCTTTTCCCTCGGTCCGGCTCGCCATCCTTGCCTTTGCCCCACCCAAACCTCCTTCGTGTCGCGGGCAGTTCACACCAAGGCTGAGTGCAGGAcaaactgcagctcctgcttcccGCAAATCCCCGGGAACCATCTGCCTCTggaattttctatttttattttataacccgcagcccctcctgcagggcCTTTCCCCTCACAcgctgccagcccctgggaaCACGGGCTCCTTGTGAAGCCGTCCCCAAAAGGTGGCGTTTTTAGCAGCCCATGGCTCCCTCAGCGACCCCACGGGCACAGCCCCCTGGTTCTGAAGGAACGGGGGCTTAAGGTCGTGGAATTGTTAAAAATAGGCTAGAAACTGTTGTAAAATAGTTGATAATTGTTAAGCATGTACTGCTAGTTCGGTTGTTATATTGTAAAAGGGGTTGAAAGGGTAATTATAAGAAATACGGTGCTCAATGTACCACAACACACCTCAGTGAAGCGCAGCACGAGCCAGAACCGCAATGGGCCAATCAAGCCTTCAACCTTCATACAAgtaaaaaatccaaaaagaaACCAATCCAGAGGGACaaaaacaggataaaaaaaGGCATCTGACCCAGGGAAGGTGTGCTGCTCCACCTGGAACAtcgctgctggagcagccccagcgctGCAGCATCCCGGACGGGAGCGCTCCTGCCCGGCCCGGGTTCCCTTCCTttaggctttttcttttttattataataaatgctgaaatcacttcAGTACCAGGAGTCTGGTTCTGCTTTTAATAGCTTGGCACTGAAATTGCTCCTGTGCCACAGGAGGCTCAGCACTTGTGGCAATGGCAGCGTGGTGTGGAGGGAAGGTGGATGAGGCTGCCGGGCAGAGTTTAAACACTTTGCTGACCCCGAGACACAGCAGAGTTTAAACACTGTTTGCTGACCCCGAGACACAGCAGAGTTTAAACATTGTTTGCTGACCCCCAGACACAGCAAACCACGCCAGGTTTGGCACTCAGGCATTATCACCAACCACAGCAAGGTAAGAAGTGCACAAAATTCTCACCAACAGCAAGAAAGGTTCACAGTACATCAAAATATGAAACTGAAAACAACTCTCCTTCTCTTTCAATTTCTCCACAAATGAATGGAAAACAGCTTCTGTGAattgaggctgctgctgcccagctccgTGGTCAGACCTTGCTGaggcactgctggtgctggagctgcagtgacaccgagcaaagccacagccagctctgccctgtgccagcaggagaggctggagcccctgggatgggacaggctGGAGCCCCTGGGGTGGGACAGGCAGCCCCATGAGATGGGTCTGGCTgccccacagcactgcagagcaaaGCCAGGGAGGTCACACTATATAAAACACCAAAATCCAACTAACTGGAGGTCTTCTGAATACTTCATTCTACTTCCCCCATTAATTTACGAGATCCACTGAAGGCAGTGTGTGAAAAGAAAGACATTTtgtctgaaaacacattttttgtaatttattaGATCTGTACAGAGCTAGTGCTGTTCTCATTAGCATATTTTTAACCTGCCACCCCatgccccctccccaggccagcagcctgttccactggacacagggaaggcagagccctcagcctcctctggcACCCTGAACTTCCAGGGGACCTGAAACACTCGGCAGCCAAAAGGCAAGTTTGATTAGTTTATTTCAaattaaacatttctttctGTTCAGCTACTGCACGTGGAGCCAAACCTTGTGTCTGATCACTGTTAGTGCCAGAAAACTGATTCAAAATTAGACTAACAGAGCCCAAAGCTGCAGAGAAGCAGCTTCTCAGGTGTTGCCTCAGAACTGCAGGATTTGGGTTTGTGCTGAAGCTTTTTACCATGTTAAGCTCAGAGCTGCCCTTCTCTAGTGTGGAAAGGTTTTATGGTTACTGGACAGAGTTAGTGGTGTGGAAAAGCAGCAATGATTTTGCTTGGTTGTGGTTGTTGCACTgatttccctgggcagcaggacgTTCTCCTCCAAGCTGAATTCTTCCTGTTCCATCAGACAGCACCGTGCAAGGCCCAAGTTGgtatcaaaacaaaattaagcaaATCAGAGAAAGCTCCTTGGAAATGCATGggtaggaaaaaataatttaaaaaatctggaCACTTCACTTGGATTGTCGTTTTCTTGAACAAATGCCTTTAAAAAACCAGGACAACatcccagaaaaatcagaagACCTGAGGATATTGGTCAACTGATTTCTGCCCTCCAATACTGGCTTCATCACTCCAGGTCAAATTTGCAGTTTTTACCTCTACCTGTGTTTTCTTTCCCCACCAAATCAACATAAGTAACATTTGTAAAGTGCTTTGAGATAGTGCTAGAAAATGCTATGAGTGAAAAGAGGGGCAGAACATCTGTCATCAGCACCCAGCTGATTACTATGAGTTGGTTTTATCCTCAGAGCAGCATCACTATGTTCTCCTTTGACCTCCTAATAACCAAGAGCTgtcacaaaggaaaaaggagtttGTGCAGGGcagtgaaagaaggaaaacaaaggaaaacacgGGGATTTCTTCTGGAAAGATGCCTGAAGCAGAGCTCCAGAGAAGGATGGGTATTTTCTTCCCAGGTCCATCAGGAAAACAGTGCCACGTGCAGACTCAcatgcacagagctctgcaggaggCTTCACACAGCATAAACATTTGCCAAATGAGGAGAGAGGTGGGgctaatcttaaaaaaaaaagataaaattaagaaaatcaaTACAGTGATGCTTTTTTGAGGGGAGGACATAACTGCTCACCAGAAGCTACTGCCTGAGGGCTGTCAACTATGTCATAGTGAAGCCCTGCCACCTTTTCCAGCTGACAGGAACTGCACTCTAGTTAGCAGCTTCACAAAAGCAATCCTTGTATAAATCCATAAAGCTTTCCCAGATTTTTAAAAGGTTAATTTTACCATTATAATTGCACTTTAAAAACAGGCATCAATCCCTACGCACTCTCCCCAAACACCTCCTCTGTGtatgaaagaggaaagaaaggctACAATTATTCACTGTCCTACAGCTACAGGATTCAAAGGTTTGATTAAGGTGCCTGAAGGAAGGATGCAAACACCCACTTTTCAGGGTAGGGGAAGagtgcatttaaaaaaacctgcagGCTTCACAG is from Passer domesticus isolate bPasDom1 chromosome 20, bPasDom1.hap1, whole genome shotgun sequence and encodes:
- the MRPL38 gene encoding large ribosomal subunit protein mL38 codes for the protein MAAPLLSAALRGARGGRSFGTAAVLWRRAAPLGPLPNEAVAAGEPQALQRYRSFARYLRQARRAARQPRWWNTYHGHTDPPPEPQTDIGLPRERLSRAKELKERKRILRENHQNAEMERAARLQTALIPLEEVRAEWERTSGPFHKQRVARHCGVFRDLFKGATFTPWVALSVQYSQEDEYLVPVYYGNMVTPSEASSPPAVSYEADKGSLWTLLLTNPDGHLRDADSEYLHWLVTNIPGSDIKAGKEMCHYLPPFPAMGTGYHRFIFLLFKQHGPIDFSQDARPTPCYSLKMRTFSTFDFYKKHKDAMTPAGLAFFQCQWDSSVTSTFHQLLNMREPVFEFVRPPPYHPPQVKFPRHQPLRYLDRYRDTQEPTYGIY